The Gammaproteobacteria bacterium genome contains the following window.
TATATTATTTGTGTATAGGTGTTTCACAATTGGATATTAGCTCTATTAATGAAGGCGAAAAAATTTCTGTTAACAATAGTAAATCTTGAGCCGCAGAAAAAACAGATCGGCGCGCCCAAAGAAAGCGGGGCGATGAGACATTAGCCTCATTAGCCAGTACATACTCTCGCTGCATAGGATGAATTTTAGCAATTTCAAAGGGACTACGCTGCAAAGGAAATGCCGAAAACAACATCTCTGCTAACGGACGCGCGCCCAAACCTCGAAATTGACGCTTATAGAAAGGCGCAACATTTTGTGGCATCACACTGCGGGCATACATTAAGAGGTAATCATCTAAAAAAATCTGAATTTCACGACTATAGACATAGTGACAATTAAAAATTGAAAATTCATACGAGGATTTTTTTGCCAGCTCTAATTGTTCACCCAGAATTTTAATATTAAAACGCGCTTCAGCTCCCTTTAATGCGAGAATTTTTTTCGTGAAAGACCCCGAATACACTAACCAGCTCCACACCGCAGGTGCGAGCTCAAGCCTTGAAATGCAGGCTGGGTTTTTCCAAACTGGTGTAAGCAACATAAAAACCCATACTTTAGGTATTCATAATCAGGATCGAGGGGCGAAGCCCACGATTTTTTACCGAGCTAAAAGAGTGCTTTAACGAATATAGCTAGTCTACTTGATACAACAATCGGCATATACTAACTTATTGATATAGGAGTGGAAAATATGCCCTTAAGACCTCTAGCGGCTTCAATGCTAATTTTCATGTTCATTATCATTGGTGTCTATGAAATTTATGT
Protein-coding sequences here:
- a CDS encoding chorismate lyase, encoding MLLTPVWKNPACISRLELAPAVWSWLVYSGSFTKKILALKGAEARFNIKILGEQLELAKKSSYEFSIFNCHYVYSREIQIFLDDYLLMYARSVMPQNVAPFYKRQFRGLGARPLAEMLFSAFPLQRSPFEIAKIHPMQREYVLANEANVSSPRFLWARRSVFSAAQDLLLLTEIFSPSLIELISNCETPIHK